The following coding sequences lie in one Alicyclobacillus curvatus genomic window:
- a CDS encoding sigma-70 family RNA polymerase sigma factor yields the protein MQFSEYKDYATAIARRFVRYRRSGMIDENDLLSTAMTRLWEIQLQKGELDEKTAKRVIRLAMLDVVRSSSIVRTPRNLSMHHAIQAYQQINNIGFSEEPRFYPVDEWVNQEPVRQVSLIVDGLPYDDRLLLSLVWEQGCSLQDAADVLEVSKATVNRRYQAIINKIKSQVLQQNRKAIR from the coding sequence ATGCAATTCTCCGAGTACAAGGATTACGCAACGGCAATCGCTCGGCGATTCGTTCGATACAGACGCAGCGGCATGATTGATGAGAACGATTTGTTAAGTACTGCCATGACCCGCCTTTGGGAGATACAACTTCAAAAAGGCGAGCTCGATGAGAAGACTGCAAAGCGGGTCATTCGTCTTGCAATGTTGGATGTTGTGCGCTCCTCGTCGATAGTACGTACACCAAGAAATCTCAGCATGCACCACGCGATACAAGCCTATCAACAGATTAACAACATTGGCTTTAGTGAGGAACCAAGGTTTTACCCGGTTGACGAGTGGGTGAATCAGGAACCGGTCCGACAGGTGTCGCTCATCGTTGACGGACTGCCATATGATGACAGATTGCTGCTGTCACTTGTATGGGAACAAGGATGCAGCTTACAAGATGCTGCCGATGTGCTCGAGGTGTCAAAGGCGACCGTGAACAGGCGATACCAAGCCATTATCAACAAGATTAAATCTCAAGTTCTTCAGCAAAATCGGAAAGCAATACGGTAA
- a CDS encoding ComF family protein, with product MHRASADMPVMSMPFRLRRMWNEALDWVYPGAPSVCVLCHRVIPPMTPRQLTNLSAWAETAPSLGQFICPFCLQEAKGVKPDPIVRRLAVPVQTSGEPQSRVRENDMLHRGRSGTDRGSYDGLHGGLHAGPHAGPHGGRAGEILSRNQRLVPVYSVFRYDGFVQRAIRPWKYDGALGLTSWFAASMGETIVTCRLAEQVDFVVPVPTSLTRLRQRGYHHTLALANAVGRVCHLDVIQALRRGVAAYERHETELGSINETQTSKSAEERRTALIGAFSVVDGVDLRGSRVLLLDDVVTTGATMQSCAEQLLGAGACEVVCIVIADVD from the coding sequence GTGCACAGAGCGAGTGCTGACATGCCTGTGATGTCGATGCCATTCCGTTTGCGCAGGATGTGGAACGAAGCACTGGACTGGGTGTACCCAGGCGCTCCATCCGTGTGTGTCTTGTGTCACCGCGTCATCCCGCCTATGACTCCACGCCAATTGACAAATCTTTCTGCATGGGCAGAGACAGCTCCGTCATTGGGGCAGTTCATCTGCCCATTTTGTTTACAGGAGGCTAAGGGGGTAAAGCCGGATCCGATCGTCCGCAGACTGGCAGTGCCCGTGCAGACATCCGGGGAGCCCCAGTCCCGTGTACGCGAGAACGATATGCTGCACCGTGGGCGTAGTGGAACGGATCGCGGAAGCTATGATGGACTTCATGGTGGACTTCACGCAGGCCCCCATGCAGGCCCCCATGGTGGACGGGCGGGGGAGATATTGTCACGAAACCAGCGGCTGGTCCCTGTCTACAGTGTGTTCCGCTACGACGGATTTGTGCAACGAGCGATTCGGCCATGGAAATACGATGGCGCACTAGGATTGACGTCCTGGTTTGCAGCAAGTATGGGTGAGACGATAGTGACTTGCCGACTCGCTGAACAGGTGGACTTCGTCGTCCCTGTGCCGACATCGCTAACCCGATTGCGCCAACGGGGATACCACCACACGCTAGCCCTCGCTAACGCGGTTGGACGTGTTTGTCACCTCGATGTGATTCAAGCCTTACGGAGAGGCGTCGCTGCATACGAAAGGCATGAAACTGAACTTGGCAGCATTAACGAGACACAGACTTCTAAATCTGCCGAAGAACGCCGAACTGCGTTGATCGGTGCATTCAGCGTTGTTGACGGAGTAGACCTGCGAGGGAGCCGGGTCCTTCTGCTCGACGATGTTGTAACTACAGGGGCTACAATGCAGTCGTGTGCAGAGCAACTCTTAGGCGCAGGCGCATGTGAGGTGGTTTGCATCGTTATCGCCGACGTGGATTAA
- a CDS encoding DegV family protein: MKRIAFVTDSTAYLSEEQATSLGVSVVPLSVIFQDATYREGVDISQREFYEKLQKSSSLPTTSQPPVGEFVSVFEKLLLDHDVIMCLLLSNGLSGTLRSAETAAGMVNGDVIVVDSKIASYGIAGPLLDGITMARQGASPEQIQSYWEEKREVMHSRFLVDTLEYLHKGGRIGGAAAVFGALLQIKPILTVTDGKIELHDKVRTHKRALDRILADFDEHASQGRPIRLGVIHAERLEDAQSVMHQLTSRYSNVYAEIGELGPVVGAHTGPGLLALVWYEADPELLKAQFGR, encoded by the coding sequence TTGAAAAGGATAGCATTTGTCACGGATAGCACGGCGTACTTATCGGAGGAGCAGGCAACTTCTCTCGGCGTCTCGGTGGTGCCGCTGTCGGTCATATTTCAAGATGCCACCTACCGTGAAGGTGTTGATATTAGCCAGAGGGAATTTTATGAGAAGCTCCAAAAGTCCAGCTCTCTGCCTACGACGTCTCAACCTCCAGTTGGGGAATTTGTGTCTGTATTTGAAAAGCTCCTCTTAGATCACGATGTCATCATGTGCCTTCTCCTCTCCAATGGTCTCAGTGGTACATTGCGATCGGCCGAAACCGCTGCCGGCATGGTAAACGGCGACGTGATCGTTGTAGATTCTAAAATAGCGAGTTACGGCATCGCCGGACCGCTGCTCGACGGCATTACCATGGCAAGGCAAGGGGCTTCTCCCGAGCAGATTCAATCCTATTGGGAAGAAAAACGGGAAGTCATGCACTCCAGATTCCTCGTTGACACCCTTGAGTACCTCCATAAGGGTGGCCGTATAGGCGGTGCAGCTGCGGTTTTCGGGGCACTCCTGCAGATTAAGCCTATTCTGACTGTCACAGATGGCAAGATTGAACTCCATGACAAGGTTCGTACGCACAAACGGGCGCTGGACAGGATTCTGGCCGATTTCGACGAGCATGCCAGCCAAGGAAGGCCGATCCGCTTGGGCGTCATCCACGCTGAACGCCTCGAGGATGCGCAGAGTGTGATGCATCAGTTGACTTCAAGGTACAGTAATGTGTATGCCGAGATCGGCGAACTCGGGCCCGTTGTCGGTGCTCACACCGGGCCAGGACTGTTAGCGCTGGTTTGGTACGAGGCTGACCCTGAGTTGTTGAAGGCGCAATTCGGACGATAG
- the flgK gene encoding flagellar hook-associated protein FlgK, giving the protein MAGFGTFFGLNTGVSALQTAQQALSVISNNIANASTPGYTLETANISEATPFPPLPSSAAPIVAGQVGEGSTVSSVTRQVSLYYNTLVQQNQTNYNGQNTLLNNLNEIQGVIGEPTTTSIHSAIDTFFTSWQNLATTQADSKAARQTVIQQAVNLSDTFSTVQNQLVSIVSGLDNSISDPNAGQVAQVNQYASQLNDLNKQIVAITHGGQNPNQLLDQRDTILNNLAKLGNLSYTQNADGSRSVNFGTVNIVSASSGTYSTTAFTNADAQQLTSGGIWANLQGINTAQNVIQQLGTLQGAIADSVNAQLQKGYQLNSALPGTNLFNVTTSNVTTASGNVTTPVESMSVVAGFTTDQLAAAQTANAPADGSNAAAIAALQNSTALSDTTPTTPVKLGATPDDYYTSIVSGIGAQTSAVQSRQKTANSLLQQAQTMQQSVSGVNQNDEMAQMIQFQNMYTAASKFISVEDQMLQNLIQAV; this is encoded by the coding sequence GTGGCAGGATTCGGCACATTCTTCGGACTAAATACAGGGGTCAGCGCATTGCAGACCGCGCAGCAAGCTCTGTCGGTCATCAGCAACAATATTGCGAACGCGTCCACGCCTGGTTATACCCTGGAGACGGCAAATATTAGCGAAGCCACACCTTTCCCTCCGTTACCATCTTCGGCAGCTCCGATAGTGGCCGGCCAGGTGGGCGAGGGAAGTACCGTGTCTTCTGTCACCCGGCAAGTAAGTCTTTACTACAACACGCTGGTGCAGCAAAATCAAACGAATTACAACGGGCAAAACACCCTTCTAAATAATTTGAACGAAATCCAAGGAGTCATTGGTGAACCAACTACGACGTCGATTCATTCTGCAATCGATACCTTCTTCACCTCGTGGCAGAATCTGGCGACGACGCAGGCCGACAGCAAAGCAGCCAGGCAAACGGTGATTCAACAGGCCGTGAACCTCTCGGATACATTCAGTACGGTCCAAAATCAACTTGTTTCAATCGTTAGCGGGTTGGACAACAGCATCTCGGATCCGAATGCAGGCCAGGTGGCTCAGGTCAATCAATACGCATCCCAACTGAACGACCTGAACAAACAAATCGTAGCCATCACCCACGGAGGACAAAATCCAAACCAGCTTCTCGACCAACGGGACACCATCTTAAACAACTTGGCGAAACTAGGGAATCTGTCATACACGCAGAACGCAGACGGTTCTAGGTCGGTGAATTTCGGAACGGTGAACATTGTATCTGCTTCGAGTGGTACATACAGCACGACAGCCTTCACGAATGCCGACGCGCAACAGTTAACATCCGGCGGTATCTGGGCGAACCTACAAGGCATCAATACAGCGCAAAACGTCATACAGCAATTGGGTACCCTTCAAGGCGCAATTGCAGATTCCGTGAACGCGCAGCTTCAAAAAGGATACCAGCTCAATAGTGCTTTACCGGGTACTAATTTGTTCAATGTCACAACAAGCAATGTGACGACAGCCTCTGGGAACGTGACAACCCCTGTTGAATCGATGTCAGTCGTCGCCGGTTTCACGACAGACCAACTCGCAGCAGCACAAACGGCAAACGCTCCTGCGGATGGGAGCAATGCTGCGGCGATTGCGGCCTTACAGAATTCAACGGCCCTGTCGGACACCACGCCGACGACACCCGTAAAACTAGGGGCGACTCCAGACGACTATTACACCTCCATCGTCAGCGGAATCGGGGCGCAGACATCTGCCGTGCAGTCGAGGCAAAAAACAGCAAACAGTCTTCTGCAACAGGCTCAGACCATGCAACAGAGTGTCTCTGGGGTAAATCAGAATGACGAAATGGCGCAGATGATTCAATTCCAGAACATGTACACTGCGGCCTCCAAGTTTATCTCGGTAGAAGATCAAATGCTGCAAAACCTGATACAGGCGGTGTGA
- the flgM gene encoding flagellar biosynthesis anti-sigma factor FlgM encodes MIPPSDFPDISKLDSVQSNAATGNEKVSPKVAALRAAIANGTYQINTKTIAQAMVQSGVLDE; translated from the coding sequence ATGATACCTCCGTCAGATTTCCCGGATATCAGTAAACTCGATTCGGTGCAAAGCAACGCAGCAACTGGTAACGAAAAGGTGTCTCCCAAAGTTGCAGCACTGCGAGCAGCGATTGCGAATGGCACGTACCAAATCAACACAAAGACTATTGCCCAGGCTATGGTGCAAAGTGGTGTATTGGACGAATGA